A genome region from Candidatus Zixiibacteriota bacterium includes the following:
- a CDS encoding YkgJ family cysteine cluster protein: MKKNSSNNNGDSSTSGKCVHCSGKCCRYTLVDLPTPRSRLDFDNYAWYLAHENLAIYKDGKQWYLAINTKCRYLNDDNKCDVYEKRFQACRDHTDDNCEYDGIYEPDLTFTCPFELLKFAEKRFKKMGKKKPKRKASVNK; the protein is encoded by the coding sequence ATGAAAAAAAACAGCTCAAACAATAACGGAGATAGCTCGACTTCCGGTAAATGCGTTCACTGCAGCGGCAAATGCTGCCGTTATACTTTAGTCGATTTGCCGACTCCCAGAAGCAGGCTCGATTTCGATAATTATGCCTGGTATTTAGCTCATGAAAATCTGGCTATTTATAAGGATGGCAAGCAATGGTACTTGGCTATTAATACCAAATGCCGCTATCTTAATGATGATAATAAATGCGATGTCTATGAAAAACGCTTCCAAGCCTGCCGCGACCATACTGATGACAACTGCGAATATGACGGCATTTATGAACCGGATTTAACTTTTACTTGCCCCTTTGAACTGCTTAAATTTGCTGAGAAAAGATTTAAAAAGATGGGCAAGAAAAAACCAAAGCGGAAAGCCTCAGTTAATAAATAA